One Oryza brachyantha chromosome 3, ObraRS2, whole genome shotgun sequence DNA segment encodes these proteins:
- the LOC102716859 gene encoding uncharacterized protein LOC102716859, translated as MAAPQRPLRRWNPFLAAFSSVDDAIEAADPGLLSRDEFRRARGRVVEMLRGAEDDAEAEELCLVLDEMMAESLLTLQIVPVTPERLATTDLAEVLGAMRKHESERIRGLATDIVRAWRATVKSDIVRMRSALERIPQSPKRVETGPNLEAKVKQGSSAPKKAITNGGCHVNPTKTSAPSPPKRSAPVVGGARVKTDDKGAGAKPKESAHPAKNLPAGISRLGDRQDGIKSYLRDPEKLAALAAPKRKLHEGYQEEEEAKKRRKMADMGAATKPKEPALPPKKAPVLVSSAGRRESIEHRNEDEMIASTTRKLRESYQEAEEARKRRQVHIIEDPKMLKQRQQKMHPIMRMRSRASSPSSIGEKEAQRVVASEALDL; from the coding sequence ATGGCCGCGCCCCAGAGGCCCCTGCGCCGATGGAATCCCTTCCTCGCTGCCTTCTCCTCCGTCGATGACGCCATCGAGGCCGCCGACCCGGGGCTCCTCTCCCGCGACGAGTTCCGGAGAGCGCGGGGACGCGTCGTCGAGATGctccgcggcgccgaggacgacgcggaggcggaggagctctGCCTCGTGCTCGACGAGATGATGGCGGAGTCGCTCCTGACGCTGCAGATCGTGCCCGTGACGCCGGAGAGGCTGGCGACCACCGATCTCGCCGAGGTCCTCGGCGCGATGAGGAAGCACGAGTCGGAGCGGATCCGCGGCCTCGCCACCGACATCGTCCGCGCGTGGAGGGCGACCGTCAAGAGCGACATTGTCAGGATGAGGTCCGCCCTGGAGAGGATTCCTCAGAGTCCGAAGCGAGTCGAGACCGGTCCCAATCTCGAAGCGAAGGTGAAGCAGGGATCATCGGCGCCCAAGAAGGCTATCACCAATGGCGGCTGCCACGTCAATCCGACGAAGACCtcagcgccgtcgccacccaAGAGAAGTGCTCCAGTTGTTGGCGGTGCTCGAGTCAAGACGGACGACAAGGGCGCAGGAGCAAAGCCGAAGGAATCGGCGCATCCGGCGAAGAATCTGCCGGCTGGCATCAGCCGCTTGGGCGACCGCCAAGATGGCATCAAGTCCTACCTCCGTGACCCCGAGAAGCTGGCGGCATTAGCTGCTCCAAAGCGGAAGCTTCATGAAGGATAccaagaggaagaggaagcgaAGAAGCGGCGCAAGATGGCCGACATGGGCGCAGCAACAAAGCCAAAGGAGCCAGCGCTTCCGCCAAAGAAGGCGCCCGTCCTCGTTTccagcgccggccgccgcgagaGCATCGAGCACCGCAATGAAGACGAGATGATCGCTTCCACAACGCGGAAGCTACGTGAAAGCTACCaagaggcggaggaggcgaggaagcggcggcAGGTCCATATCATCGAGGATCCGAAGATGCTGAAGCAGAGGCAGCAGAAGATGCACCCAATCATGAGGATGCGGAGCAGAGCAAGCTCCCCCAGCTCCATCGGCGAGAAAGAGGCTCAACGTGTCGTCGCTTCGGAGGCGCTAGACCTTTAA
- the LOC102712972 gene encoding myb-related protein Zm38-like, producing the protein MGRPPCCDKANVKKGPWTAEEDAKLLAYTSTHGTGNWTSVPQRAGLKRCGKSCRLRYTNYLRPNLKHENFTQEEEELIVTLHAMLGSRWSLIANQLPGRTDNDVKNYWNTKLSKKLRQRGIDPITHRPIADLMQSIGTLAIRPPPTAGVASYVPASQAAPPAFTAYHDAPYFAALPQQQVVTKVEADAPVSPEQKPHQLNWSDFLADDATGAALAGHADAPQAALGQYQEGPAAAATGIVGGRAFGDVDGASGAVDDGAGAASAFIDAILDCDKEMGVDQLIAEMLADPAYYGGGGGGSSSSELGWGC; encoded by the exons ATGGgccggccgccgtgctgcGACAAGGCGAACGTGAAGAAGGGGCCgtggacggcggaggaggacgccaAGCTGCTGGCATACACCTCCACCCACGGCACCGGCAACTGGACCTCCGTTCCTCAGAGAGCAG GGCTGAAGAGGTGCGGGAAGAGCTGCAGGCTGAGGTACACCAACTACCTGAGGCCCAACCTGAAGCACGAGAACTTcacgcaggaggaggaggagctcatcGTCACCCTCCACGCCATGCTGGGGAGCAG GTGGTCGCTGATCGCGAACCAGCTGCCGGGGAGGACGGACAACGACGTGAAGAATTACTGGAACACCAAGCTGAGCAAGAAGCTGCGACAGCGTGGCATCGACCCCATAACCCACCGCCCCATCGCCGACCTCATGCAGAGCATCGGCACGCTCGCCATCCGCCCCCCGCCCACAGCCGGCGTGGCCTCGTACGTCCCGGCCAGCCAGGCCGCCCCACCGGCATTCACGGCATACCACGACGCCCCGTACTTCGCCGCCCTGCCGCAGCAGCAGGTCGTTACGAAGGTCGAGGCCGACGCGCCCGTGTCGCCGGAGCAGAAGCCCCACCAGCTCAACTGGAGCGACTTCCTCGCCGACGATGCCACCGGCGCGGCGCTCGCCGGGCACGCTGACGCGCCGCAGGCTGCTCTCGGCCAGTACCAGGAGgggccggcagcggcggctacCGGCATTGTGGGAGGCCGCGCGTTCGGTGACGTCGACGGTGCATCtggcgccgtcgacgacggcgcgggggctGCGTCGGCGTTCATCGACGCGATCCTCGACTGCGACAAGGAGATGGGGGTGGACCAGCTCATCGCCGAGATGCTCGCCGACCCAGCCtactacggcggcggcggcggcggctcctcctcgtcggagCTCGGGTGGGGTTGCTGA
- the LOC102713250 gene encoding glycine-rich cell wall structural protein 1.8-like isoform X1: MEDSVGEEERREQEEAMAQGKERGGEDDAGGESGFLSTVASKIGAAMSGGAEEDGEGNGDGNVAAASGGGEEQRKRDGDGGGGGIFGKILPTESMAQGKEHGNGEVDGGGVEPGDGSGFLTTVASKIGAAMSGSNGSGDAEKDDGGGEHNGDGNVPAAPGGEEEGKRDDNGGGGIFVETEEERNEVDEQGQQAGILGAVASKIGVAMSGANGHAKHGVGNEDDARMSNGDAADHSTAEEKGDGQNGGGIMKQLISNLPTDDQAPDAEEASLLIAIIDD, translated from the exons ATGGAGGATTCGGtgggcgaggaggagaggagggagcaggaggaggccaTGGCGCAGGGGAAAGAGCGTGGCGGAGAAGACGACGCGGGTGGGGAGAGCGGGTTTCTGTCCACCGTGGCGTCCAAGATCGGCGCGGCCATGTCCGGCGGTGCTGAGGAGGACGGTGAAGGCAATGGCGACGGGAATGTGGCTGCTGCTTCTGGTGGCGGTGAGGAACAACGGAAGAgagatggcgatggcggcggcggcggaatcTTCGGTAAGATCCTGCCCACCGAGTCCATGGCGCAGGGGAAAGAGCACGGCAACGGAGAAGTAGATGGTGGTGGCGTTGAGCCAGGTGACGGGAGTGGGTTTCTGACCACCGTGGCGTCCAAGATCGGCGCGGCCATGTCAGGCTCTAATGGTAGCGGCGATGCTGAgaaggacgacggcggcggcgagcacaaTGGCGATGGGAATGTGCCTGCTGCTCCcggtggcgaggaggaaggaaagagagatgacaatggcggcggcggaatcTTCG TGGAgacagaggaagagagaaatgAAGTGGACGAGCAGGGCCAGCAGGCTGGGATCCTGGGCGCTGTCGCCTCCAAAATTGGCGTCGCCATGTCCGGTGCTAATGGCCATGCGAAGCACGGCGTCGGCAACGAGGACGACGCTAGGATGAGCAATGGCGATGCTGCTGACCATAGTACGGCTGAAGAGAAGGGGGATGGGCAGAATGGCGGTGGGATAATGAAGCAGCTCATATCAAACCTCCCCACAG ATGATCAGGCGCCGGATGCTGAAGAGGCGTCCCTGCTCATCGCCATTATCGACGACTAG
- the LOC102713250 gene encoding circumsporozoite protein-like isoform X2 — MEDSVGEEERREQEEAMAQGKERGGEDDAGGESGFLSTVASKIGAAMSGGAEEDGEGNGDGNVAAASGGGEEQRKRDGDGGGGGIFVETEEERNEVDEQGQQAGILGAVASKIGVAMSGANGHAKHGVGNEDDARMSNGDAADHSTAEEKGDGQNGGGIMKQLISNLPTDDQAPDAEEASLLIAIIDD, encoded by the exons ATGGAGGATTCGGtgggcgaggaggagaggagggagcaggaggaggccaTGGCGCAGGGGAAAGAGCGTGGCGGAGAAGACGACGCGGGTGGGGAGAGCGGGTTTCTGTCCACCGTGGCGTCCAAGATCGGCGCGGCCATGTCCGGCGGTGCTGAGGAGGACGGTGAAGGCAATGGCGACGGGAATGTGGCTGCTGCTTCTGGTGGCGGTGAGGAACAACGGAAGAgagatggcgatggcggcggcggcggaatcTTCG TGGAgacagaggaagagagaaatgAAGTGGACGAGCAGGGCCAGCAGGCTGGGATCCTGGGCGCTGTCGCCTCCAAAATTGGCGTCGCCATGTCCGGTGCTAATGGCCATGCGAAGCACGGCGTCGGCAACGAGGACGACGCTAGGATGAGCAATGGCGATGCTGCTGACCATAGTACGGCTGAAGAGAAGGGGGATGGGCAGAATGGCGGTGGGATAATGAAGCAGCTCATATCAAACCTCCCCACAG ATGATCAGGCGCCGGATGCTGAAGAGGCGTCCCTGCTCATCGCCATTATCGACGACTAG
- the LOC102713529 gene encoding mitochondrial import inner membrane translocase subunit TIM22-4-like produces MASPEPSAAAAGADGASASQAAVVEPIRMPTPEEIKGQDIWNNCAVRSVVSGVMGGGLGVLMGLFFGALDNPITTEEMTARQQIVYTAKQMGRRSISNAKTFAVMGLIFSAAECVIEKARAKHDTTNTAVAGCVTGGALAVKGGPKATCVGCVGFATFSVMIEKFFDRHT; encoded by the exons ATGGCTTCGCCGGAGCCGTCCGCGGCGGCTGCCGGGGCGGACGGCGCTTCGGCTAGCCAGGCGGCCGTGGTGGAGCCGATTCGGATGCCGACGCCGGAGGAGATCAAGGGGCAGGACATCTGGAACAACTGCGCCGTCCGCAGCGTCGTCAGTGGCGTCATGG GGGGTGGTCTTGGCGTGCTTATGGGACTATTCTTTGGAGCTTTGGACAACCCAATTACAACAGAGGAGATGACAGCAAGGCAGCAAATAGTATACACAGCTAAGCAGATGGGTAGGCGAAGTATAAGCAATGCCAAAACCTTTGCAGTTATGGGCCTGATTTTCTCTGCTGCGGAATGTGTCATAGAGAAG GCTCGTGCAAAGCATGACACTACCAATACAGCAGTAGCTGGCTGTGTCACGGGAGGAGCTTTAGCTGTAAAAG GTGGTCCTAAAGCTACATGTGTTGGATGTGTGGGGTTTGCTACCTTCTCGGTAATGATTGAGAAGTTCTTTGATCGTCATACTTGA
- the LOC102713807 gene encoding eukaryotic translation initiation factor 2 subunit alpha homolog, whose translation MPNLECRMYEPRFPEVDAAVMIQVKHIADMGAYVSLLEYNNIEGMILFSELSRRRIRSISSLIKVGRQEPAIVLRVDRDKGYIDLSKRRVSEEEAHACEDRYNKSKLVHSIMRHVAETLGVDLEPLYQRIGWPLYRKFGHAFEAFKLIVADPDAILDALTYEEKETGPDGQEVTKVVPAVTPEVKDALVKNIRRRMTPQPLKIRADVEMKCFQFDGVLHIKQAMRKAEAAGNDNCPVKIKLVAPPLYVLTTQTLDKDQGISVLTDAIKACTAEIEKHKGKLIVKEAPRAVSEREDKLFNEHIETLNEQNAEVDGDDDSEEEEDTGMGDIDLTNSGVNAD comes from the exons ATGCCGAACCTCGAGTGCCGGATGTACGAGCCGCGGTTCCCCGAGGTGGACGCCGCGGTGATGATTCAGGTGAAGCACATCGCCGACATGGGCGCCTACGTCTCCCTCCTCGAGTACAACAACATCGAGGGCATGATCCTCTTCTCGGAGCTCTCTCGCCGCCGTATCCGCTCCATCTCGTCCCTCATCAAGGTCGGCCGCCAGGAGCCCGCCATCGTGCTCCGTGTGGACCGTGACAAGGGCTATATCGACCTCTCCAAACGGCGTGtctccgaggaggaggcgcatgCCTGCGAGGACAGGTACAACAAGTCCAAGCTCGTCCACTCGATCATGCGCCACGTCGCCGAGACCCTCGGGGTCGACCTCGAGCCGCTCTACCAGCGCATCGGATGGCCGCTTTACCGCAAGTTCGGGCACGCCTTCGAGGCTTTCAAGCTCATCGTCGCCGACCCCGATGCCATCCTGGACGCGCTTACATATGAGGAGAAAGAGACCGGCCCCGACGGACAGGAG GTGACTAAGGTGGTGCCTGCTGTCACTCCTGAGGTCAAGGATGCCCTAGTTAAGAATATAAGGAGGAGGATGACACCACAGCCACTTAAGATCCGTGCTGATGTTGAGATGAAATGTTTCCAATTTGATGGGGTGCTTCACATTAAG CAAGCAATGAGGAAGGCTGAAGCTGCTGGTAATGATAATTGTCCTGTGAAGATTAAGTTAGTTGCCCCCCCACTCTATGTTCTGACCACACAAACTCTTGATAAG GACCAAGGCATTTCAGTTCTCACTGATGCAATTAAAGCATGCACAGCAGAGATTGAGAAACACAAGGGAAAGTTGATAGTTAAGGAAGCACCAAGAGCT gtgagtgagagagaggataAGCTCTTCAATGAGCACATAGAAACCCTTAACGAGCAAAATGCGGAGGTTGATGGTGACGATGACagtgaagaggaggaagataCAGGAATGGGTGACATTGACCTTACGAATTCCGGCGTCAATGCGGATTAA